The Pseudarthrobacter sp. BIM B-2242 region GCACGGAAAGGTTCTCAAACACGCTCGCGGTCTGGAAAGTGCGCCCCACACCCAGCCTGGCGATCCGGTGAACCTTGCGGCCGAGGATTTCCGTGCCTGTGTGGTTCACCGATCCCGTTGCCGGCACCAGGCCGGTCATGGCGTCGATCACGGTCGTTTTCCCGGCACCGTTGGGCCCGATCAGGAACCGCAGATCCCCCTGGATCACATCAAGATTGACGTTGTCCACGGCGAGGAACCCGTCAAAGGACACCGAGAGGTTGCGGACTTCAAGGTATTTGGGCCGGCCGTGGCGCAGGCCGCCCGCCTGGGGCTCCCCCTCTGGGAGCAGCGTGGGTGTGCTCATCTGCTGACCTCCTCAGGCGCTGTTGCCCTGCCGTGAGCTGCAGGATTCGGCACATCGGGGTCCGGCTTAACCGGCCCGGGCGCTGGCGGATCCGGGACTGGGGGCTGCGCTCCACGCGGGACTTCGCGCCGCCTGCGGACCAGGGCCGGCAAAGACGCGAGCCCGCCCGGCATAAAGCCAATGACCAGGACAAACAGCAGGCCCTGGAAGTAGACCCAGAAGGACGGAAAAGTGGAAGACAGGCCGGACTGGGCAGCGGCGACGCAGACGGCGCCCACCACCGGTCCCAGCAGAGTGGCGCGGCCTCCGATTGCGACACCGATCAGGAACGCGATGGAGGGGATCACACCCACATCCGCCGGCGAGATAATCCCGACGAGCGGGACGAACAGCGCTCCGGCAACGCCGGCCAGCACAGCAGCCACCACGTAAATGACGGTTTTGACGGTGGCCGGGTCGTAGCCCAGGAACCGGACGCGTTCCTCCTGGTCGCGCACGGCAACCAGCAACTCGCCGAACCGGCTGTGCATCAGCTCCCGGGCAACGGCGAGCGAGAGCAGGAGCACCACCGCCGCGATCATGTACAGCATGAGCTTGTTGTTCGGGTCCTTCAGGTCAAACCCGAAGAAGGACCGGAAGCCGTTGAGTCCGTTGGAACCGCCGGTTGTGGCCTGCTGGCCGATCAGGAACACAGCGAAGGCGGCCGCGAGGGCCTGGCTGAGGATCGCAAAATAGGCGCCTTTCACGCGGCGCTTGAAGATCGCCAGGCCCAGCACGAGTGCCACCAGCCCCGGAACCAGGACCACGGCCAGGAGCGTCACCGCCGGGCTCCGGAACGGTTCCCACCAGCCGGGCACCTCCCCGCTGCCGTACAGCGACATAAAGTCCGGCACTCCGGAACCGCCGAACAGTGATGCGTCGGCCAGTTTCATGTGCATGGCCATGATGTAGGCGCCAAGTCCGAAAAACACCCCCTGCCCCAGGGTCAGCATGCCGCCGCGTCCCCAGGCCAGGCCGATGCCCACCGCCACGATGGCAAAGCAGAGGAACTTCCCCAGCAGGCCCAGGTTGAACGCCGGAAGGATCGCGGGGGCAACGCCCAGGAGCAAGACCGCCCCCAGGGTGAATCCGGCTGCGGTTCCCACCGGGCCGCGCAAGAGTGTTTTCATGCCAGGCTCCTCGTTATGAGGCTGAAAATGCCCTGCGGCCGAAGCTGCAGGAACACCACAATCACGATCAGGATCAGGACTTTGCCGATGCTGGCCGTCGTCGAGTATTCAAAGACGGACTGAAGCACGCCCAGGGCAAAGGCGGCGATGACGGCCCCCTTGATCTGGCCGATGCCTCCTGCCACCACCACCAGGAAGGCGTCCACAATGTAGTTGGTGCCCAGGTACGGGCTTGTTGAGCCAATGAGGGTGACGGCGACACCGGCGATACCGGCCAGGCCGGAACCGATGAAGAACGTCAGCTGGTCGCTGCGCCGGGTGGAGACCCCGGACGTTTCGGCGAGGTCGCGGTTCAGGACAACAGCCCGGATGCGGCGCCCTAGCGGGGTGGCTTTCAGGAGAAGGACCAGGCCGGCCAGGCACAGCAGCGAAAGGCCCAGGATAAAGAGCCGGGTCAGCGGGATGGGGGCGCCCAGCAGCTCGATGTTCCCCTGCAGCCACGCGGGTGCCCGGACGTCCACGCTGGGTGCACCGAAGATGTCACGTGCGGCCTGCTGAAGGATCAGCGCCACCCCGAAGGTGACCAGGAGGGTATCCAGGGGCCGGTGGTACATGCGGCGCAACAGCACCGCCTCGAGCACCAGCCCCAGGACACCTCCCACCAGGAAGCCTGCAGGAATGGACACCAGCAGCGATGCGCCGGCGTCGGAGATGGCCTGCTGGACCACAAAGGCCGTGTAGGCCCCGGCCATCATGAACTCCCCGTGGGCCATGTTGATGACCCCCATCTGGCCAAAGGTCAGCGACAGTCCCAGCGCCGCCAGGAGCAGCACGGAGCCAAGGCTGAGTCCGGCGAACATCTGCCCTATCAGGAGTTCCATTCCAGCAGGCCTTCCCCTCGATGTTTCCGCGGTCCGTTACTTGGCCAGGTCCTTGGCCCAGTCGTAGGTGGCAAGGAACGGATCCGGTTCAACGGCCGCGGGCGAGGACCACACGGTGTCGATCAGGCCGTCGGCGTTGATCTTGCCGATGCGGGGGGTTTTGGTGATGTGGTTGTTGTCCCCGTTGACCGTGACCAGGCCTTCAGGGGCTTCGAAGGTAACCCCGTCCGCGGCGGCCTGCACCTTGTCCACGTCGAATGAGGCGGCCTTCTCCACCATCGCTTTCCACAGGTACAGCGACGTGTAGGCAGCTTCCATGGGGTCGCTGGTGACGCGGTCGGCGCCGAATTTGGCCTTGAACGCGGCGACGAACTTCTTGTTGGCGGGCGTATCCAGGGTCTGGTAGTAGTCCCAGGCCGTCAGTTGGCCCTGCACGTTGTCCAGGCCGACGCCGGGAACTTCCTCTTCGGCGATGGAAACCGAAACCACGGGCATGCTGTCCGCTGTCAGGCCAACGCTCTTGTACTGGCGGAAGAATGCCACGTTGCTGTCGCCGTTAAGTGTGTTGAAGACTGCATCGGCTTTGGAGTCCCGGACCTTGTTGACGATGGTGGAGAATTCCGTCGAGCCCAACGGGGCGTACTCTTCGCCGAGGATTTCGATGCCTTTGGCCGCGGCGTAGGCCTGGATGATCTTGTTGGCTGTCCGCGGGAAGACGTAGTCGCTGCCCACCAGGAAGAGGGACTTGGTTCCCTGCTCCGCCAGGTAGTCCAGCGCGGGGATGATCTGCTGGTTGGTGGTGGCACCGGTGTAGAAGATGTTCTTCGAGGACTCCAGGCCCTCGTACTGCACGGGGTAGAAGAGCAGTGCGTCGTTGGCCTCAAACACCGGGAGCATCGCCTTGCGGCTTGAGGAGGTCCACCCGCCGAACACCGCGGCGGTACAGTCCTGCTGGATCAGTTTCCCGGCACGCTCCGCGAACTTGGTCGGTTCGCTGGCGCCGTCCTCACTGATGACTTCGAGCTGTTTGCCCAGGACGCCGCCGGAAGCGTTGATCTCTTCGGCGGCAAGGGACAGGGAGTCGAAGACCGTGCTCTCACTGATGGCCATGGTGCCGGACAGCGAGTTGATGAACCCCACTTTGATGCTGCTGCCGGAGGTGTTGACACAGGACGTGCCGCTGCTGGCGGTAGAGCCTGCCGACGCCGGGTCCGCAATCTGGCTGCCGCAGCCTGCCAGGACCGTGGCCATGGCGGCCGCCGCCAGGGGAAGGAACGCGCGTTTGGTGACCGTAACCCTCATGTGTACCTGCTTCTCACTCCGCCGCTGCACTGGTCAGCGGCTCGCCTCCGGGGTTTTGAGAAGTAACCCCTTGCGATGAATGTAAGAGCGAATTGTTTCAGCAGGCTGCGTGGTTGGTTTCGAGGCCGTTTCGGATTGGGCCCTCGGCCCCGGCGGGGGCCGGGCTTACCGTAAACGTGTGGAATAAACAGCGGGCAGGCA contains the following coding sequences:
- the urtC gene encoding urea ABC transporter permease subunit UrtC, whose translation is MKTLLRGPVGTAAGFTLGAVLLLGVAPAILPAFNLGLLGKFLCFAIVAVGIGLAWGRGGMLTLGQGVFFGLGAYIMAMHMKLADASLFGGSGVPDFMSLYGSGEVPGWWEPFRSPAVTLLAVVLVPGLVALVLGLAIFKRRVKGAYFAILSQALAAAFAVFLIGQQATTGGSNGLNGFRSFFGFDLKDPNNKLMLYMIAAVVLLLSLAVARELMHSRFGELLVAVRDQEERVRFLGYDPATVKTVIYVVAAVLAGVAGALFVPLVGIISPADVGVIPSIAFLIGVAIGGRATLLGPVVGAVCVAAAQSGLSSTFPSFWVYFQGLLFVLVIGFMPGGLASLPALVRRRREVPRGAQPPVPDPPAPGPVKPDPDVPNPAAHGRATAPEEVSR
- the urtB gene encoding urea ABC transporter permease subunit UrtB is translated as MELLIGQMFAGLSLGSVLLLAALGLSLTFGQMGVINMAHGEFMMAGAYTAFVVQQAISDAGASLLVSIPAGFLVGGVLGLVLEAVLLRRMYHRPLDTLLVTFGVALILQQAARDIFGAPSVDVRAPAWLQGNIELLGAPIPLTRLFILGLSLLCLAGLVLLLKATPLGRRIRAVVLNRDLAETSGVSTRRSDQLTFFIGSGLAGIAGVAVTLIGSTSPYLGTNYIVDAFLVVVAGGIGQIKGAVIAAFALGVLQSVFEYSTTASIGKVLILIVIVVFLQLRPQGIFSLITRSLA
- the urtA gene encoding urea ABC transporter substrate-binding protein, whose amino-acid sequence is MRVTVTKRAFLPLAAAAMATVLAGCGSQIADPASAGSTASSGTSCVNTSGSSIKVGFINSLSGTMAISESTVFDSLSLAAEEINASGGVLGKQLEVISEDGASEPTKFAERAGKLIQQDCTAAVFGGWTSSSRKAMLPVFEANDALLFYPVQYEGLESSKNIFYTGATTNQQIIPALDYLAEQGTKSLFLVGSDYVFPRTANKIIQAYAAAKGIEILGEEYAPLGSTEFSTIVNKVRDSKADAVFNTLNGDSNVAFFRQYKSVGLTADSMPVVSVSIAEEEVPGVGLDNVQGQLTAWDYYQTLDTPANKKFVAAFKAKFGADRVTSDPMEAAYTSLYLWKAMVEKAASFDVDKVQAAADGVTFEAPEGLVTVNGDNNHITKTPRIGKINADGLIDTVWSSPAAVEPDPFLATYDWAKDLAK